The Apus apus isolate bApuApu2 chromosome 20, bApuApu2.pri.cur, whole genome shotgun sequence genome includes a region encoding these proteins:
- the LOC127392836 gene encoding cyclin-dependent kinase 11B isoform X5, whose translation MGDEKDSWKVKTLDEILQEKKRRKEQEEKAEIKRMKNSDDRDSKRDSLEEGELRDHRMEITIRNSPYRREDSMEDRGEEDDSLAIKPPQQMSRKEKTHHRKDEKRKEKRRHRSHSAEVSAHHRTVREEYGDKVKMRPWSRSPLRQQRDKLEQGDSRKPVKEEKPEERDPLSDLQDISDSERKTSSAESSSESGSGSEEEEEESSSEGSEEEGEEEEEEEETGSNSEEVSEQSAEEVSEEEMSEEEERENGNHIPVVTESRFDRDSAGSEVEEEEGGEGTPHSNAMTEGDYIPDSPASSPIELKQELPKYLPALQGCRSVEEFQCLNRIEEGTYGVVYRAKDKKTDEIVALKRLKMEKEKEGFPITSLREINTILKAQHLNIVTVREIVVGSNMDKIYIVMNYVEHDLKSLMETMKQPFLPGEVKTLMIQLLRGVKHLHDNWILHRDLKTSNLLLSHSGILKVGDFGLAREYGSPLKPYTPVVVTLWYRAPELLLGAKEYSTAIDMWSVGCIFGELLTQKPLFPGKSEIDQINKVFKDLGTPSEKIWPGYNELPAVKKMTFTEYPYNNLRKRFGALLSDQGFDLMNNFLTYYPARRITAEDGLKHEYFRETPLPIDPSMFPTWPAKSEQQRVKRGTSPRPPEGGLGYSQLGDDDLKDTGFHLTTTNQGASAAGPGFSLKF comes from the exons atGGGTGATGAAAAGGATTCTTGGAAAGTGAAAACTTTAGATgaaattcttcaggaaaaaaaacgaAGGAAGGAGcaagaagagaaggcagagataAAACGTATGAAAAAT TCAGATGACAGGGATTCCAAGCGGGATTCTCTGGAAGAGGGGGAGCTGAGAGACCATCGCATGGAAATAACAATCAGAAATTCACCTTACAGAAGGGAAGACTCTATGGAAGACAG AGGAGAAGAGGATGATTCCTTGGCTATAAAACCACCACAGCAAATGTCACGGAAGGAGAAAACCCACCATAGAAAAgatgagaagaggaaagagaaacgCAGACACCGGAGTCACTCAGCAGAAG TCTCTGCACACCATAGGACAGTGAGGGAAGAATATGGAGACAAAGTAAAAATGAGACCCTGGAGTCGCAGCCCGTTACGACAGCAGAGAGACAAGCTTGAGCAAGGAGATAGCAGGAAACCAG TAAAAGAAGAGAAGCCGGAAGAGAGAGATCCTCTTTCAGACTTGCAGGACATCAGTGACAGTGAGAGAAAAACCAGCTCGGCAGAGTCTTCATCAG AATCTGGATCAGGCTCcgaagaagaggaggaagagtcTAGCAGTGAAGGTTctgaggaagagggagaggaggaggaggaggaggaggagacaggaAGCAATTCTGAGGAAGTGTCTGAGCAGTCAGCTG AGGAGGTGAGCGAGGAGGAGATGAGTGAAGAGGAGGAACGGGAGAATGGAAACCACATCCCAGTTG TTACAGAGTCAAGATTTGACCGAGATTCTGCGGGAAGTgaagtggaagaggaggaggggggggagggcaCCCCTCATTCCAATGCCATGACAGAAGGAGACTACATTCCTGACTCACCTGCTTCCTCCCCCATTGAACTGAAACAAGAGCTTCCCAAGTACCTTCCTGCACTTCAG GGATGTCGCAGTGTGGAGGAATTCCAGTGTTTGAACAGGATTGAAGAAGGAACATATGGTGTAGTGTACAGAGCAAAGGACAAGAAGACTG ATGAAATCGTGGCACTGAAGagactgaaaatggaaaaggagaaagaaggttTCCCCATTACTTCCCTGAGAGAAATCAATACTATTCTGAAAGCACAACATCTAAATATTGTCACTGTCAGA GAAATAGTTGTAGGCAGTAATATGGATAAAATTTATATTGTCATGAACTACGTGGAACACGACCTCAAGAGTCTGATGGAAACCATGAAGCAGCCATTCCTACCAG GTGAAGTGAAAACCTTGATGATTCAGTTGCTCCGAGGAGTCAAACATCTACATGACAACTGGATCCTGCACCGAGACCTGAAAACCTCCAACCTGTTGCTCAGTCATTCAGGCATTTTGAAA GTGGGAGATTTTGGACTAGCCCGGGAGTACGGATCCCCCCTGAAGCCGTACACACCAGTGGTGGTGACCCTGTGGTACAGggctcctgagctgctgcttggagCTAAG GAATATTCCACAGCAATAGACATGTGGTCAGTGGGCTGCATATTTGGGGAGCTGCTGACACAGAAACCGCTGTTCCCGGGGAAGTCAGAAATTGACCAGATTAACAAAGTTTTTAAG GATCTGGGTACTCCAAGTGAAAAAATCTGGCCGGGTTACAATGAGCTGCCAGCAGTGAAGAAGATGACGTTCACAGAGTATCCCTACAACAACCTGCGCAAGAGGTTTGGGGCGCTCCTCTCCGACCAGGGCTTTGACCTGATGAACAA TTTTCTGACATACTACCCAGCCAGAAGGATCACTGCTGAGGATGGGCTGAAACACGAGTATTTCCGGGAGACTCCTCTGCCCATCGACCCCTCCATGTTTCCCACCTGGCCAGCAAAAAGTGAGCAGCAGAGGGTGAAACGTGGCACGAGCCCACGGCCACCTGAGGGGGGCCTTGGCTACAGCCAGCTG GGTGATGATGATCTGAAAGACACAGGTTTTCATCTGACCACCACAAATCAAGGAGCATCTGCTGCAGGACCTGGTTTCAGCCTCAAGTTTTAA
- the LOC127392836 gene encoding cyclin-dependent kinase 11B isoform X1, whose protein sequence is MGDEKDSWKVKTLDEILQEKKRRKEQEEKAEIKRMKNSDDRDSKRDSLEEGELRDHRMEITIRNSPYRREDSMEDRGEEDDSLAIKPPQQMSRKEKTHHRKDEKRKEKRRHRSHSAEGKHARVKEKEREHERRKRHREEQDKARREWERQKRREMAREHSRRERDRLEQLERERERKIREQQKEQREQKERERRAEERRKEREARRDVSAHHRTVREEYGDKVKMRPWSRSPLRQQRDKLEQGDSRKPVKEEKPEERDPLSDLQDISDSERKTSSAESSSESGSGSEEEEEESSSEGSEEEGEEEEEEEETGSNSEEVSEQSAEEVSEEEMSEEEERENGNHIPVVTESRFDRDSAGSEVEEEEGGEGTPHSNAMTEGDYIPDSPASSPIELKQELPKYLPALQGCRSVEEFQCLNRIEEGTYGVVYRAKDKKTDEIVALKRLKMEKEKEGFPITSLREINTILKAQHLNIVTVREIVVGSNMDKIYIVMNYVEHDLKSLMETMKQPFLPGEVKTLMIQLLRGVKHLHDNWILHRDLKTSNLLLSHSGILKVGDFGLAREYGSPLKPYTPVVVTLWYRAPELLLGAKEYSTAIDMWSVGCIFGELLTQKPLFPGKSEIDQINKVFKDLGTPSEKIWPGYNELPAVKKMTFTEYPYNNLRKRFGALLSDQGFDLMNNFLTYYPARRITAEDGLKHEYFRETPLPIDPSMFPTWPAKSEQQRVKRGTSPRPPEGGLGYSQLGDDDLKDTGFHLTTTNQGASAAGPGFSLKF, encoded by the exons atGGGTGATGAAAAGGATTCTTGGAAAGTGAAAACTTTAGATgaaattcttcaggaaaaaaaacgaAGGAAGGAGcaagaagagaaggcagagataAAACGTATGAAAAAT TCAGATGACAGGGATTCCAAGCGGGATTCTCTGGAAGAGGGGGAGCTGAGAGACCATCGCATGGAAATAACAATCAGAAATTCACCTTACAGAAGGGAAGACTCTATGGAAGACAG AGGAGAAGAGGATGATTCCTTGGCTATAAAACCACCACAGCAAATGTCACGGAAGGAGAAAACCCACCATAGAAAAgatgagaagaggaaagagaaacgCAGACACCGGAGTCACTCAGCAGAAG gGAAACATGCCAGAGTGAAAGAGAAAGAACGGGAGCATGAGCGTAGGAAGAGACATAGAGAAGAGCAGGATAAAGCGCGTCGTGAATGGGAAAGACAGAAACGGAGAGAAATGGCAAGGGAGCATTCCAGGAGGGAGAG AGATCgtctggagcagctggagagagagcGGGAGAGAAAGATCCgggagcagcagaaagagcagagggagcagaaggaaCGAGAGAGGAGagctgaggagaggaggaaggagcgggAAGCCAGGAGAGATG TCTCTGCACACCATAGGACAGTGAGGGAAGAATATGGAGACAAAGTAAAAATGAGACCCTGGAGTCGCAGCCCGTTACGACAGCAGAGAGACAAGCTTGAGCAAGGAGATAGCAGGAAACCAG TAAAAGAAGAGAAGCCGGAAGAGAGAGATCCTCTTTCAGACTTGCAGGACATCAGTGACAGTGAGAGAAAAACCAGCTCGGCAGAGTCTTCATCAG AATCTGGATCAGGCTCcgaagaagaggaggaagagtcTAGCAGTGAAGGTTctgaggaagagggagaggaggaggaggaggaggaggagacaggaAGCAATTCTGAGGAAGTGTCTGAGCAGTCAGCTG AGGAGGTGAGCGAGGAGGAGATGAGTGAAGAGGAGGAACGGGAGAATGGAAACCACATCCCAGTTG TTACAGAGTCAAGATTTGACCGAGATTCTGCGGGAAGTgaagtggaagaggaggaggggggggagggcaCCCCTCATTCCAATGCCATGACAGAAGGAGACTACATTCCTGACTCACCTGCTTCCTCCCCCATTGAACTGAAACAAGAGCTTCCCAAGTACCTTCCTGCACTTCAG GGATGTCGCAGTGTGGAGGAATTCCAGTGTTTGAACAGGATTGAAGAAGGAACATATGGTGTAGTGTACAGAGCAAAGGACAAGAAGACTG ATGAAATCGTGGCACTGAAGagactgaaaatggaaaaggagaaagaaggttTCCCCATTACTTCCCTGAGAGAAATCAATACTATTCTGAAAGCACAACATCTAAATATTGTCACTGTCAGA GAAATAGTTGTAGGCAGTAATATGGATAAAATTTATATTGTCATGAACTACGTGGAACACGACCTCAAGAGTCTGATGGAAACCATGAAGCAGCCATTCCTACCAG GTGAAGTGAAAACCTTGATGATTCAGTTGCTCCGAGGAGTCAAACATCTACATGACAACTGGATCCTGCACCGAGACCTGAAAACCTCCAACCTGTTGCTCAGTCATTCAGGCATTTTGAAA GTGGGAGATTTTGGACTAGCCCGGGAGTACGGATCCCCCCTGAAGCCGTACACACCAGTGGTGGTGACCCTGTGGTACAGggctcctgagctgctgcttggagCTAAG GAATATTCCACAGCAATAGACATGTGGTCAGTGGGCTGCATATTTGGGGAGCTGCTGACACAGAAACCGCTGTTCCCGGGGAAGTCAGAAATTGACCAGATTAACAAAGTTTTTAAG GATCTGGGTACTCCAAGTGAAAAAATCTGGCCGGGTTACAATGAGCTGCCAGCAGTGAAGAAGATGACGTTCACAGAGTATCCCTACAACAACCTGCGCAAGAGGTTTGGGGCGCTCCTCTCCGACCAGGGCTTTGACCTGATGAACAA TTTTCTGACATACTACCCAGCCAGAAGGATCACTGCTGAGGATGGGCTGAAACACGAGTATTTCCGGGAGACTCCTCTGCCCATCGACCCCTCCATGTTTCCCACCTGGCCAGCAAAAAGTGAGCAGCAGAGGGTGAAACGTGGCACGAGCCCACGGCCACCTGAGGGGGGCCTTGGCTACAGCCAGCTG GGTGATGATGATCTGAAAGACACAGGTTTTCATCTGACCACCACAAATCAAGGAGCATCTGCTGCAGGACCTGGTTTCAGCCTCAAGTTTTAA
- the LOC127392836 gene encoding cyclin-dependent kinase 11B isoform X3 — MGDEKDSWKVKTLDEILQEKKRRKEQEEKAEIKRMKNSDDRDSKRDSLEEGELRDHRMEITIRNSPYRREDSMEDRGEEDDSLAIKPPQQMSRKEKTHHRKDEKRKEKRRHRSHSAEGKHARVKEKEREHERRKRHREEQDKARREWERQKRREMAREHSRRERDRLEQLERERERKIREQQKEQREQKERERRAEERRKEREARRDVKEEKPEERDPLSDLQDISDSERKTSSAESSSESGSGSEEEEEESSSEGSEEEGEEEEEEEETGSNSEEVSEQSAEEVSEEEMSEEEERENGNHIPVVTESRFDRDSAGSEVEEEEGGEGTPHSNAMTEGDYIPDSPASSPIELKQELPKYLPALQGCRSVEEFQCLNRIEEGTYGVVYRAKDKKTDEIVALKRLKMEKEKEGFPITSLREINTILKAQHLNIVTVREIVVGSNMDKIYIVMNYVEHDLKSLMETMKQPFLPGEVKTLMIQLLRGVKHLHDNWILHRDLKTSNLLLSHSGILKVGDFGLAREYGSPLKPYTPVVVTLWYRAPELLLGAKEYSTAIDMWSVGCIFGELLTQKPLFPGKSEIDQINKVFKDLGTPSEKIWPGYNELPAVKKMTFTEYPYNNLRKRFGALLSDQGFDLMNNFLTYYPARRITAEDGLKHEYFRETPLPIDPSMFPTWPAKSEQQRVKRGTSPRPPEGGLGYSQLGDDDLKDTGFHLTTTNQGASAAGPGFSLKF; from the exons atGGGTGATGAAAAGGATTCTTGGAAAGTGAAAACTTTAGATgaaattcttcaggaaaaaaaacgaAGGAAGGAGcaagaagagaaggcagagataAAACGTATGAAAAAT TCAGATGACAGGGATTCCAAGCGGGATTCTCTGGAAGAGGGGGAGCTGAGAGACCATCGCATGGAAATAACAATCAGAAATTCACCTTACAGAAGGGAAGACTCTATGGAAGACAG AGGAGAAGAGGATGATTCCTTGGCTATAAAACCACCACAGCAAATGTCACGGAAGGAGAAAACCCACCATAGAAAAgatgagaagaggaaagagaaacgCAGACACCGGAGTCACTCAGCAGAAG gGAAACATGCCAGAGTGAAAGAGAAAGAACGGGAGCATGAGCGTAGGAAGAGACATAGAGAAGAGCAGGATAAAGCGCGTCGTGAATGGGAAAGACAGAAACGGAGAGAAATGGCAAGGGAGCATTCCAGGAGGGAGAG AGATCgtctggagcagctggagagagagcGGGAGAGAAAGATCCgggagcagcagaaagagcagagggagcagaaggaaCGAGAGAGGAGagctgaggagaggaggaaggagcgggAAGCCAGGAGAGATG TAAAAGAAGAGAAGCCGGAAGAGAGAGATCCTCTTTCAGACTTGCAGGACATCAGTGACAGTGAGAGAAAAACCAGCTCGGCAGAGTCTTCATCAG AATCTGGATCAGGCTCcgaagaagaggaggaagagtcTAGCAGTGAAGGTTctgaggaagagggagaggaggaggaggaggaggaggagacaggaAGCAATTCTGAGGAAGTGTCTGAGCAGTCAGCTG AGGAGGTGAGCGAGGAGGAGATGAGTGAAGAGGAGGAACGGGAGAATGGAAACCACATCCCAGTTG TTACAGAGTCAAGATTTGACCGAGATTCTGCGGGAAGTgaagtggaagaggaggaggggggggagggcaCCCCTCATTCCAATGCCATGACAGAAGGAGACTACATTCCTGACTCACCTGCTTCCTCCCCCATTGAACTGAAACAAGAGCTTCCCAAGTACCTTCCTGCACTTCAG GGATGTCGCAGTGTGGAGGAATTCCAGTGTTTGAACAGGATTGAAGAAGGAACATATGGTGTAGTGTACAGAGCAAAGGACAAGAAGACTG ATGAAATCGTGGCACTGAAGagactgaaaatggaaaaggagaaagaaggttTCCCCATTACTTCCCTGAGAGAAATCAATACTATTCTGAAAGCACAACATCTAAATATTGTCACTGTCAGA GAAATAGTTGTAGGCAGTAATATGGATAAAATTTATATTGTCATGAACTACGTGGAACACGACCTCAAGAGTCTGATGGAAACCATGAAGCAGCCATTCCTACCAG GTGAAGTGAAAACCTTGATGATTCAGTTGCTCCGAGGAGTCAAACATCTACATGACAACTGGATCCTGCACCGAGACCTGAAAACCTCCAACCTGTTGCTCAGTCATTCAGGCATTTTGAAA GTGGGAGATTTTGGACTAGCCCGGGAGTACGGATCCCCCCTGAAGCCGTACACACCAGTGGTGGTGACCCTGTGGTACAGggctcctgagctgctgcttggagCTAAG GAATATTCCACAGCAATAGACATGTGGTCAGTGGGCTGCATATTTGGGGAGCTGCTGACACAGAAACCGCTGTTCCCGGGGAAGTCAGAAATTGACCAGATTAACAAAGTTTTTAAG GATCTGGGTACTCCAAGTGAAAAAATCTGGCCGGGTTACAATGAGCTGCCAGCAGTGAAGAAGATGACGTTCACAGAGTATCCCTACAACAACCTGCGCAAGAGGTTTGGGGCGCTCCTCTCCGACCAGGGCTTTGACCTGATGAACAA TTTTCTGACATACTACCCAGCCAGAAGGATCACTGCTGAGGATGGGCTGAAACACGAGTATTTCCGGGAGACTCCTCTGCCCATCGACCCCTCCATGTTTCCCACCTGGCCAGCAAAAAGTGAGCAGCAGAGGGTGAAACGTGGCACGAGCCCACGGCCACCTGAGGGGGGCCTTGGCTACAGCCAGCTG GGTGATGATGATCTGAAAGACACAGGTTTTCATCTGACCACCACAAATCAAGGAGCATCTGCTGCAGGACCTGGTTTCAGCCTCAAGTTTTAA
- the LOC127392836 gene encoding cyclin-dependent kinase 11B isoform X4, giving the protein MGDEKDSWKVKTLDEILQEKKRRKEQEEKAEIKRMKNSDDRDSKRDSLEEGELRDHRMEITIRNSPYRREDSMEDRGEEDDSLAIKPPQQMSRKEKTHHRKDEKRKEKRRHRSHSAEGKHARVKEKEREHERRKRHREEQDKARREWERQKRREMAREHSRRERDRLEQLERERERKIREQQKEQREQKERERRAEERRKEREARRDVKEEKPEERDPLSDLQDISDSERKTSSAESSSESGSGSEEEEEESSSEGSEEEGEEEEEEEETGSNSEEVSEQSAEEVSEEEMSEEEERENGNHIPVESRFDRDSAGSEVEEEEGGEGTPHSNAMTEGDYIPDSPASSPIELKQELPKYLPALQGCRSVEEFQCLNRIEEGTYGVVYRAKDKKTDEIVALKRLKMEKEKEGFPITSLREINTILKAQHLNIVTVREIVVGSNMDKIYIVMNYVEHDLKSLMETMKQPFLPGEVKTLMIQLLRGVKHLHDNWILHRDLKTSNLLLSHSGILKVGDFGLAREYGSPLKPYTPVVVTLWYRAPELLLGAKEYSTAIDMWSVGCIFGELLTQKPLFPGKSEIDQINKVFKDLGTPSEKIWPGYNELPAVKKMTFTEYPYNNLRKRFGALLSDQGFDLMNNFLTYYPARRITAEDGLKHEYFRETPLPIDPSMFPTWPAKSEQQRVKRGTSPRPPEGGLGYSQLGDDDLKDTGFHLTTTNQGASAAGPGFSLKF; this is encoded by the exons atGGGTGATGAAAAGGATTCTTGGAAAGTGAAAACTTTAGATgaaattcttcaggaaaaaaaacgaAGGAAGGAGcaagaagagaaggcagagataAAACGTATGAAAAAT TCAGATGACAGGGATTCCAAGCGGGATTCTCTGGAAGAGGGGGAGCTGAGAGACCATCGCATGGAAATAACAATCAGAAATTCACCTTACAGAAGGGAAGACTCTATGGAAGACAG AGGAGAAGAGGATGATTCCTTGGCTATAAAACCACCACAGCAAATGTCACGGAAGGAGAAAACCCACCATAGAAAAgatgagaagaggaaagagaaacgCAGACACCGGAGTCACTCAGCAGAAG gGAAACATGCCAGAGTGAAAGAGAAAGAACGGGAGCATGAGCGTAGGAAGAGACATAGAGAAGAGCAGGATAAAGCGCGTCGTGAATGGGAAAGACAGAAACGGAGAGAAATGGCAAGGGAGCATTCCAGGAGGGAGAG AGATCgtctggagcagctggagagagagcGGGAGAGAAAGATCCgggagcagcagaaagagcagagggagcagaaggaaCGAGAGAGGAGagctgaggagaggaggaaggagcgggAAGCCAGGAGAGATG TAAAAGAAGAGAAGCCGGAAGAGAGAGATCCTCTTTCAGACTTGCAGGACATCAGTGACAGTGAGAGAAAAACCAGCTCGGCAGAGTCTTCATCAG AATCTGGATCAGGCTCcgaagaagaggaggaagagtcTAGCAGTGAAGGTTctgaggaagagggagaggaggaggaggaggaggaggagacaggaAGCAATTCTGAGGAAGTGTCTGAGCAGTCAGCTG AGGAGGTGAGCGAGGAGGAGATGAGTGAAGAGGAGGAACGGGAGAATGGAAACCACATCCCAGTTG AGTCAAGATTTGACCGAGATTCTGCGGGAAGTgaagtggaagaggaggaggggggggagggcaCCCCTCATTCCAATGCCATGACAGAAGGAGACTACATTCCTGACTCACCTGCTTCCTCCCCCATTGAACTGAAACAAGAGCTTCCCAAGTACCTTCCTGCACTTCAG GGATGTCGCAGTGTGGAGGAATTCCAGTGTTTGAACAGGATTGAAGAAGGAACATATGGTGTAGTGTACAGAGCAAAGGACAAGAAGACTG ATGAAATCGTGGCACTGAAGagactgaaaatggaaaaggagaaagaaggttTCCCCATTACTTCCCTGAGAGAAATCAATACTATTCTGAAAGCACAACATCTAAATATTGTCACTGTCAGA GAAATAGTTGTAGGCAGTAATATGGATAAAATTTATATTGTCATGAACTACGTGGAACACGACCTCAAGAGTCTGATGGAAACCATGAAGCAGCCATTCCTACCAG GTGAAGTGAAAACCTTGATGATTCAGTTGCTCCGAGGAGTCAAACATCTACATGACAACTGGATCCTGCACCGAGACCTGAAAACCTCCAACCTGTTGCTCAGTCATTCAGGCATTTTGAAA GTGGGAGATTTTGGACTAGCCCGGGAGTACGGATCCCCCCTGAAGCCGTACACACCAGTGGTGGTGACCCTGTGGTACAGggctcctgagctgctgcttggagCTAAG GAATATTCCACAGCAATAGACATGTGGTCAGTGGGCTGCATATTTGGGGAGCTGCTGACACAGAAACCGCTGTTCCCGGGGAAGTCAGAAATTGACCAGATTAACAAAGTTTTTAAG GATCTGGGTACTCCAAGTGAAAAAATCTGGCCGGGTTACAATGAGCTGCCAGCAGTGAAGAAGATGACGTTCACAGAGTATCCCTACAACAACCTGCGCAAGAGGTTTGGGGCGCTCCTCTCCGACCAGGGCTTTGACCTGATGAACAA TTTTCTGACATACTACCCAGCCAGAAGGATCACTGCTGAGGATGGGCTGAAACACGAGTATTTCCGGGAGACTCCTCTGCCCATCGACCCCTCCATGTTTCCCACCTGGCCAGCAAAAAGTGAGCAGCAGAGGGTGAAACGTGGCACGAGCCCACGGCCACCTGAGGGGGGCCTTGGCTACAGCCAGCTG GGTGATGATGATCTGAAAGACACAGGTTTTCATCTGACCACCACAAATCAAGGAGCATCTGCTGCAGGACCTGGTTTCAGCCTCAAGTTTTAA